The DNA sequence AGGTCTGGACGAAGTCGCCGCCGAGATTGGCGCCGGAAATTGCCTGCAGGCACGGCTGGACGTACGCAGCCGCGAGGATTGGTCTGCCGCCATGCGGGACTTTTCTGACGCCACCGAAGGCGCCATGAACGTGCTCTTCAACAATGCCGGAATCGGCCGTCATGGCTGGTTCGAGGACATCACCGGCGATGACAATGACGCCATCATCGACATCAACGTCAAAGGTGTCGTCAACGGGGTGCAGGCGGCGCTGCCGCTCCTGAAGGCAACCTCCGGCGCGCGAATCGTCAACACGGCGTCCACGGCCGGGGTCGTCGGCTCGCCCCAGCTGGCCGTTTATTCCGCCACCAAGTTTGCCGTTCGGGGGCTGACCGAAGCGCTCGATGCCGAGTTCCGCGATCTGGATATCCGGGTGACCAGCCTGATGCCCTGGTTCATCGAGACGCCGATCCTTGAAATGGGGGACCGCGAAGGCTCAAACCACAAGATGTCGGACCAGCTGCGGGAGAATGGGATGAATGTCTATCCGGTCTCCATGGCAGCCGAAAAGGCCTGGGATGCGGCCCATGGCAAGGACATTCACTATATGGTGGGCAAGGATGCCGAGCGGGCACGCTTCATGGCGCGCTGGCTGCCCGGCGCCATCCGCAAACGGGTCCGGGAAGGCGTGCCTCCCCGCGATTGACCGCTAGTTCATGGCCCCTGCAACAGCGCCGCCGGACGCCGAGGAGATCTGCGCGGCGGTGTAGGCAGCCACCTCATCCTTGTCGGCAATCTTTTCCGACACCGGCACGTCGGCCTCGGCCGTCTTGCGTACCGTGTTGAATTTCGGCGCACCATTGGTGATCGTGCGGGTCGACGTGGAAACCATGGCCGGGGCCAGTGTCGGCGCCGGTGCATCCATCGCGACCTTTTCCAGTTTCACGTCATCCTGAGTCTTGATCACGGACGTCGCTGCCGCGTTCACATCCCGGTCCGCCGCGGCCGTGATGACCTGCTGGCGCTTGCGGGAATAGTTCTGCCGCACCTGGGCCCATTCAGCGCCACGCGGGAAGCGGTAGAAGATGTGCAGACCGATCTTGTCGGTCTTGATCAGGCCGGCACTCCAGATCGGGTCGACATAGGTCGCATGATAGTGCGTCGCACCGCCGGTCCGCTCCTCATTGAGGTCCATCAGGACATGGGCGGCAACTTTCTGGGCATTCTCCCAGTTCCGGCCACGCGGGGCGCGGTTCATGGCGCCGTCACAGGTAAAGGTGAACTGGCAGCCGGTCGTCCGGGTTGCTCCCTGGAACACGACATCACAGATGCTGTCGGGATAGCGGTGGTCGCGCACCCGGTTGGCAATCACCTCGGCAACAGCCATCTGGCCGCTCAGCGACTCGGTGCCGGCCTCGTAATAGATTGCCTGGGAGAGACACTTGGCCTCGTCATTGATCTTTTCGGCGCGCTTGATGTGCTCCGGACGGAACGAAACCAGCGACGACAGGGCCGCGCCATCCCGGTCCCGCGCAGCATAGCGGCTCATCGAGGAGTCCGTATCGCGCTTCAGCGTGTATTCAACCGTGCGGATCCAGGGCGTGTCCAGCAGGCTGGGAGTCATCGGATCCGCGCGCACCGTCACGCCACCATCCTCGATCGAGGCCAGGCGGGTTGCTTCGGCACGGAAATCAGCTTCGGCGCGCTTCTCCAGCTGGAGTTCGCCGAGAATTGGCAGCGTCACAGTCGCCGCAACCGCGCAGACCGCAACGGTCGCGCCGCGTACGACGATATCTCTCTGCTCTTCGTTCGTCATAGCCATCCACCAACGCTTGAGCCGCTCTTGGAGCCCACGCATTGGCAACAGGGTCGCCCTTCGTGGTTGAAGAATCCTTAACATCACCGCTCCCCAATCCCCCGGCAGACGATATATTCCGTCATGTGCAACCCGGGTGTTGTTGGTTTGTCTTAACTTGATCAGGCCCGTTTCAGGCCCTGTTCGGACTTCGATATCCGTCTCTGCGAGTACCTAGCAAGAAGCTGGCCAGATACGTCAGTGACTTTTCTGTCAGGATACATACGCCCCGATTTCACAATTTAAACCGCCACTTCAGGACAAACCCGACAAGCCCCTGTAATATCGTGGAATATTTCGGCAAATTTGATGAAATTTCTTGCACTGCACAAAAAAGGGTGTTGCGCGGACGCAACACCCAAATTCTGAGCGATTCGGTCGAAGCTCTCGCGGCTATCGGGCCTTCAGGGCCGCATGCGCCGCGGCGAGCCGGGCGATCGGCACGCGGTAGGGAGAACAGGACACATAGTCGAGTCCCGTAGTGTGACAAAAGTTAATCGATGCCGGGTCGCCACCATGCTCGCCGCAGATCCCCAGCTTGATTCCGGGGCGTGTGCTCCGGCCGCGTTCGGCAGCCAGTTTCACCAATTCGCCCACGCCCACCTGGTCCAGGGTCACGAACGGGTCCTTTTCGTAGATGCCCTTGTCTTCATAAGCTTTCAGGAAGCGGCCGGCATCATCGCGGGAAATACCCAGCGTGGTTTGCGTCAGGTCATTCGTGCCGAAAGAGAAGAACGCGGCGGAATTGGCAATCTCGCCGGCCTGCAGCGCGGCCCGTGGCAGCTCGATCATCGTGCCGACCATATAGTCCAGCGTCACACCGGTTTCAGCGAAAACCGCCGTCGCAACATCGTCGACGACCTTTTTCAGGATGGCCAGCTCCTTGTGGGTCGCAACCAGCGGGATCATGACTTCCGGCACAGGCTTGCGGCCGGTTTCCTTCGAGACATTCACAGCCGCCTCGAAAATGGCGCGGGCCTGCATCTCGTAGATTTCCGGATAGGTGATGCCGAGGCGGCAGCCCCGATGCCCCAGCATCGGATTGCTCTCATGCAGCTCCGCTGCGCGGCGGCGCAATTCGTCGGCGCTGACGCCGGATGCCTTGGCCACATCTTCCATGTCCGCGTCGGTGTGCGGCAGGAATTCGTGCAGCGGCGGGTCCAGCAGGCGGATCGTCGCCGGGCGATCCTCCAGAATGCGGAAGATCTCCTCGAAATCGCCGCGCTGCATCGGCAG is a window from the Hyphomonas sp. genome containing:
- a CDS encoding SDR family oxidoreductase, translated to MSQAGGRKSIFITGAASGIGAETARYFSKRGWFCGLYDVNTAGLDEVAAEIGAGNCLQARLDVRSREDWSAAMRDFSDATEGAMNVLFNNAGIGRHGWFEDITGDDNDAIIDINVKGVVNGVQAALPLLKATSGARIVNTASTAGVVGSPQLAVYSATKFAVRGLTEALDAEFRDLDIRVTSLMPWFIETPILEMGDREGSNHKMSDQLRENGMNVYPVSMAAEKAWDAAHGKDIHYMVGKDAERARFMARWLPGAIRKRVREGVPPRD
- a CDS encoding cell wall hydrolase; the protein is MAMTNEEQRDIVVRGATVAVCAVAATVTLPILGELQLEKRAEADFRAEATRLASIEDGGVTVRADPMTPSLLDTPWIRTVEYTLKRDTDSSMSRYAARDRDGAALSSLVSFRPEHIKRAEKINDEAKCLSQAIYYEAGTESLSGQMAVAEVIANRVRDHRYPDSICDVVFQGATRTTGCQFTFTCDGAMNRAPRGRNWENAQKVAAHVLMDLNEERTGGATHYHATYVDPIWSAGLIKTDKIGLHIFYRFPRGAEWAQVRQNYSRKRQQVITAAADRDVNAAATSVIKTQDDVKLEKVAMDAPAPTLAPAMVSTSTRTITNGAPKFNTVRKTAEADVPVSEKIADKDEVAAYTAAQISSASGGAVAGAMN